A genomic segment from Euleptes europaea isolate rEulEur1 chromosome 17, rEulEur1.hap1, whole genome shotgun sequence encodes:
- the FASTKD3 gene encoding FAST kinase domain-containing protein 3, mitochondrial: protein MALMNLKCFQAYTSRVHACRQLLTGGRVVSHFGSEKGLLGLYGSPALQIACSVPGAQSTVCRNYHVELGNPPSSIMGMVNLHGEASDQFKSNGKRTEKQELLKELNNCHSYKEIFKFVTSLESLTDTTVAAVFQRLCDVEVEDGRVKHAQELAEDKIFQSLCFQLEQESPNLSDFGLVNSLSALIKLRVDPWSTLVIRLISESQKRLKKGQLTIKDLCDLAEGLFDLEGPDCAVLEQIMDEVQSANLKDWKPDEMAMVYRILQLGVGKTGKYQGLLNKMNNLTVSQVFEFSPKLTSAVLNALVVLDQTQAIPLVIKLCKYSIRHIPRFTDDEIIHVLEAFIHFGHNDPFFTEALEKHIAKYAFTLQPEVVSKVMQYCSRKHILSKTIFNAVAESFIYKADSFTSVQIAEQIIPFGKLNYLPPCAPSLFQKLERVLSARFAEFQPHVLLNLLHSFTLVERYPLNFLAKVFRPYFLQQLQVERPGLTRSVLSQLTQLFLTVTVECPSYEGPKLLPKYRVKSFLTPDHSLESSVDIHFYNQVKAGLIDLLGARKYFASHVLTPYYYTIDLEIKLDEEGFVLPANQYDEVSQRIALCIDDQKRFCINNLNLLGKEAIKRRHLKLVGYEVVQIPFFEFELLDSQTNIVEYLHKKIFPNSYRLSW, encoded by the exons ATGGCCTTGATGAATTTAAAATGTTTCCAAGCATATACTTCCAGAGTACATGCATGCAGACAGCTGCTAACTGGAGGGagagttgtaagccactttggttcagAAAAAGGGCTGCTGGGCCTCTATGGCTCTCCGGCCTTGCAAATAGCATGTTCAGTGCCTGGCGCGCAAAGCACAGTTTGTAGAAATTATCATGTGGAGCTGGGAAATCCTCCCAGCTCCATTATGGGAATGGTGAACCTCCACGGAGAGGCAAGTGATCAGTTCAAATCAAATGGCAAACGGACAGAGAAACAGGAGCTTTTGAAGGAGTTAAACAATTGCCACTCGTACAAAGAAATTTTCAAATTTGTGACTTCTCTGGAAAGTTTAACGGACACCACAGTGGCAGCTGTCTTCCAGCGGCTGTGTGATGTTGAAGTGGAGGATGGGAGGGTGAAGCACGCCCAGGAGCTGGCGGAGGACAAAATCTTCCAATCCCTTTGTTTCCAGCTGGAACAAGAATCTCCAAACCTGTCTGACTTTGGTCTTGTGAATTCACTAAGTGCCTTGATAAAGTTGCGCGTGGACCCATGGAGTACCTTGGTAATTCGTTTGATATCGGAGAGCCAGAAACGTCTCAAAAAGGGCCAGCTGACCATCAAAGATTTGTGTGATCTTGCCGAAGGCTTATTTGACCTAGAAGGTCCAGACTGTGCAGTGCTGGAACAAATTATGGACGAGGTGCAGAGTGCAAACCTTAAGGACTGGAAACCTGATGAAATGGCCATGGTGTACAGAATTCTGCAGTTGGGTGTAGGAAAGACAGGTAAATACCAAGGCCTGTTGAACAAAATGAACAATTTAACTGTGAGTCAAGTTTTTGAATTCAGCCCCAAACTGACAAGTGCAGTACTGAATGCTCTGGTTGTTCTTGATCAAACCCAAGCTATCCCCTTGGTGATAAAGCTTTGTAAGTATTCTATACGCCACATTCCCCGTTTCACAGATGATGAAATCATTCATGTTCTGGAGGCTTTCATTCATTTTGGACACAACGATCCATTCTTCACAGAAGCCCTGGAAAAACACATTGCCAAATACGCCTTCACCCTGCAGCCCGAGGTGGTCTCCAAAGtcatgcagtactgcagcaggAAGCACATCCTCTCCAAAACTATCTTCAACGCAGTGGCAGAAAGTTTCATTTACAAGGCAGATAGTTTCACGTCCGTTCAGATTGCCGAGCAGATTATCCCATTTGGGAAACTCAATTACCTTCCACCCTGTGCTCCGTCCCTCTTCCAGAAACTGGAAAGGGTGCTCAGTGCCCGATTTGCTGAGTTTCAGCCCCATGTTCTATTGAACCTGCTTCACTCATTCACCCTGGTTGAACGCTATCCACTCAATTTTCTGGCAAAAGTATTTCGTCCTTATTTTCTGCAGCAGTTGCAAG TTGAAAGACCTGGTTTGACGAGATCTGTCCTTTCTCAGCTGACCCAGCTATTTCTAACTGTTACAGTGGAATGTCCCTCCTACGAG GGTCCCAAACTGCTTCCAAAATACCGAGTCAAGTCCTTTCTTACACCAGACCATTCACTGGAGTCCTCTGTAGACATTCACTTCTACAACCAAGTCAAGGCTGGCCTGATTGACCTGTTGGGAGCCCGGAAGTATTTTGCCTCCCATGTGTTGACCCCTTACTACTATACTATAG ATCTTGAGATTAAACTCGATGAAGAAGGGTTTGTGTTGCCTGCTAACCAATATGATGAGGTGAGCCAGAG AATAGCTCTCTGTATTGATGATCAAAAGAGGTTTTGCATCAACAATCTAAACCTCCTTGGAAAAGAAGCCATTAAAAGGAGGCACCTCAAGCTGGTTGGTTATGAAGTGGTGCAG ATTCcattttttgaatttgaattgctGGACAGCCAAACTAATATAGTGGAGTATCTACACAAGAAAATATTTCCTAACTCCTACAGACTCAGCTGGTGA